A window of Tautonia plasticadhaerens contains these coding sequences:
- a CDS encoding DoxX family protein produces the protein MAPTRYYPGFFGALFLVLLRLSIGWHLYYEGRSKVESRDSPEAFSSESYLRNATGPLAEKFRNMVPDVDSLGVLDPELLGQSWDEELRRAIAHFQFTEGQQEQARAQLEDAKARADAWFGDSETADKIDDYREDLAALRKGQAQPPALAYERERLLDSQYEVEAARKELVAPIEQWTADLRAGWVALAEPDQIETAGELGPPPSSLDQVDAMTMYGLALCGLFLMAGLLTPLAALGGAGFLFLFYISMPPFPGLPPNPKAEGTYLFVNKNLIEMFALLALAATPSGLWFGVDRLLFGWIDRRAAAAEARAVA, from the coding sequence ATGGCCCCGACTCGGTACTACCCCGGCTTCTTCGGCGCCCTGTTCCTGGTCCTGCTCCGGCTCTCGATCGGCTGGCACCTCTACTACGAGGGGCGTTCGAAGGTCGAGAGCCGGGACTCTCCCGAGGCGTTCTCGTCCGAGAGCTACCTGAGGAACGCCACCGGGCCGCTCGCCGAGAAGTTCCGGAACATGGTGCCCGACGTGGACAGCCTGGGCGTCCTCGACCCGGAGCTGCTCGGGCAGTCCTGGGACGAGGAGCTGCGCCGGGCCATCGCCCACTTCCAGTTCACCGAGGGGCAGCAGGAGCAGGCCCGGGCCCAGCTGGAGGACGCCAAGGCCCGGGCCGACGCCTGGTTCGGGGATTCCGAGACGGCCGACAAGATCGACGACTACCGGGAGGACCTGGCCGCCCTCCGCAAGGGACAGGCCCAGCCCCCGGCCCTCGCCTACGAGCGGGAACGCCTCCTGGACTCCCAGTACGAGGTGGAGGCCGCCCGCAAGGAACTGGTCGCCCCGATCGAGCAGTGGACCGCCGACCTCCGGGCCGGCTGGGTTGCCCTGGCCGAGCCGGACCAGATCGAGACGGCCGGGGAGCTCGGCCCTCCCCCCTCGTCGCTCGACCAGGTCGACGCGATGACGATGTACGGCCTGGCCCTCTGCGGCCTGTTCCTGATGGCCGGGCTGCTGACCCCGCTGGCGGCCCTCGGCGGGGCCGGATTCCTGTTCCTCTTCTACATCAGCATGCCGCCGTTCCCCGGGCTGCCACCGAACCCCAAGGCCGAGGGGACGTACTTGTTCGTGAACAAGAACCTGATCGAGATGTTCGCCCTGCTCGCCCTGGCCGCCACCCCGAGCGGGCTCTGGTTCGGCGTCGACCGGCTGCTCTTCGGCTGGATCGACCGCCGGGCCGCCGCCGCCGAGGCCAGGGCCGTCGCCTGA
- a CDS encoding Gfo/Idh/MocA family protein: MTNHLTDEQRAIGRANAYAAIGGLETGPRAGYPTRRDFLVAAAAAGPALGALYFGYTPLGDKPAVRAAIIGTGNEGCDAMIRQSNRDYVNYIGYCDARPYNQQRARDYFGRQDLGQYTKDDIAKLKNYDSIKAVLDDPEVELVVIALPLWLHAPVSIDAMKAGKHVFCEKLMGHDIAECKAMIKAARENNRLLAIGHQRHYSAIYDNANALVRSGMLGDIRHIRASWHRNNGQLQFAKDDAGNIELDVEGNPVVLRDDDGNPLYYDSWKPPFMEGDDKVDLDAIAYKASDGKVYSYKNHDELVRWRLYDKTGAGLMAELGSHQLDACSIFLGKQHPLAVSGFGGSFYYDDHREVDDHVFVNYEFPTIGAQVDSDGMPADKDRVIVSYSSITTNAFEDYGEVVMGTYGTMMVSKEYDIYLYKEYDRNKPQSNWAGRSTSITVEKGSNAMATSPSLAGPSQAQSLGAIAAGDGELPSRGYREELEHFAYCIRNGDPNDYHGDAEHQPRCPGPVALADAVIALTSNLAMRHNARIEFKPEWFDPESPAVPEADFTGRMASRGRA; encoded by the coding sequence ATGACCAACCACCTCACCGACGAGCAGCGCGCCATCGGTCGGGCCAACGCCTACGCCGCGATCGGCGGGCTGGAGACCGGCCCGAGGGCGGGGTACCCGACCCGCCGCGACTTCCTCGTCGCCGCCGCCGCCGCGGGCCCGGCCCTGGGGGCCCTGTACTTCGGCTACACGCCGCTGGGCGACAAGCCGGCGGTCCGGGCCGCGATCATCGGCACCGGCAACGAGGGTTGCGACGCCATGATCCGGCAGTCCAACCGGGACTACGTCAACTACATCGGCTACTGCGACGCCCGCCCCTACAACCAGCAGCGCGCCCGGGACTACTTCGGCCGGCAGGACCTGGGCCAGTACACCAAGGACGACATCGCCAAGCTGAAGAACTACGACTCGATCAAGGCCGTCCTGGACGACCCCGAGGTCGAGCTGGTCGTCATCGCCCTGCCGCTCTGGCTGCACGCGCCGGTGTCCATCGACGCGATGAAGGCGGGCAAGCACGTCTTCTGCGAGAAGCTGATGGGCCACGACATCGCCGAGTGCAAGGCGATGATCAAGGCCGCCCGGGAGAACAACCGCCTGCTGGCCATCGGCCACCAGCGGCACTACTCGGCCATCTACGACAACGCCAACGCCCTGGTCCGCAGCGGCATGCTCGGCGACATCCGCCACATCCGCGCCAGCTGGCACCGCAACAACGGCCAGCTCCAGTTCGCCAAGGACGACGCCGGCAACATCGAGCTCGACGTCGAGGGCAACCCCGTCGTCCTCCGGGACGACGACGGCAACCCGCTCTACTACGACTCCTGGAAGCCCCCCTTCATGGAGGGGGACGACAAGGTCGACCTCGACGCCATCGCCTACAAGGCGTCCGACGGCAAGGTCTACTCCTACAAGAACCACGACGAGCTGGTCCGCTGGCGGCTCTACGACAAGACCGGCGCCGGCCTGATGGCCGAGCTGGGCAGCCACCAGCTCGACGCCTGCTCCATCTTCCTCGGCAAGCAGCACCCGCTGGCCGTCTCCGGCTTCGGCGGCAGCTTCTACTACGACGACCACCGCGAGGTCGACGACCACGTCTTCGTCAACTACGAGTTCCCGACCATCGGCGCCCAGGTCGACAGCGACGGGATGCCCGCCGACAAGGACCGGGTGATCGTCAGCTACTCCTCGATCACCACCAACGCCTTCGAGGACTACGGCGAGGTGGTCATGGGGACCTATGGCACGATGATGGTCTCCAAGGAGTACGACATCTACCTCTACAAGGAGTACGACCGCAACAAGCCGCAGTCCAACTGGGCCGGCCGGTCGACCTCCATCACGGTCGAGAAGGGTTCCAACGCGATGGCCACCAGCCCGAGCCTGGCCGGCCCGTCGCAGGCCCAGTCGCTCGGCGCCATCGCCGCCGGCGACGGCGAGCTGCCCTCCCGGGGCTACCGCGAGGAGCTGGAGCACTTCGCCTACTGCATCCGCAACGGCGACCCGAACGACTACCACGGCGACGCCGAGCACCAGCCCCGGTGCCCCGGCCCGGTTGCCCTTGCCGACGCGGTGATCGCCCTGACCAGCAACCTCGCCATGCGGCACAACGCCCGGATCGAGTTCAAGCCCGAGTGGTTCGACCCCGAGTCTCCCGCCGTCCCCGAGGCCGACTTCACCGGCCGGATGGCCTCCCGAGGCCGGGCCTGA
- a CDS encoding PVC-type heme-binding CxxCH protein — MRSRMVLLAAIAAAAFGEARPLPARQDREATIPHGQDRPPNPARSPEEAVAAMTVPEGFTVEVVASEPDLVNPVSMTFDERGRIWVTESLEYPRREPGPGRDRVKVLEDTDGDGRADEFTIFAEGLNIPSGIAVGHGGVWVANAPDILFYPNADGDLAPDGPPEVVVSGFGRDDTHELPNSLTWGPDGWLYGWNGVFNRSRVEQGDETYDFTCAIFRIHPKTRKFELFCEGTSNPWGIAIDPEGSLFASACVIDHLWHLVETGYYHRQGGPYPPFTWKIESIVDHLHQERAYCGITYFDSDAYPPEYRGKLYMGNIHGNCINVDSLTRDGATYRGHGEPDFLSANDAWFMPVVQKTGPDGCLYILDWYDQYHCYQDANRDPAGIDRLKGRLYRVRYEGTPRRTGFDLAESSDEELIGLLDDANVYNRDIAQRLLTERLIEGGRDGLRDRLQSVVRSDSIGRKGRMHATWALIGSGSLDPEFHWRLVSDDDPTFQAWAVRAAGNMGSVSPTVREWVASLATSPSPDVKLQVAIAAPKIEGLDPVPILGTIAASCGDDELIPRVVWRNMLPLLEERGEGLIASLSAGSLSPAGRELLPRALEWFASQEEVQPQVFLAVTGALIGSGDPEAMTDAFRVLSDLLRRRDLDPEASGSLRAGLRDLLRPHADLGRSDAWLAVESSILLAYCGDEAGLELARLVFSNGPTREARLRALDALIYAEEGPALRDRVRAVLDDPERRGSAEFRGELLGALGEVDDPELAGVILSAYPGFEPDLKPKAVALLTQRPSWTKALLAEIGAGAIPANVLNVNQVRALLESPDAELAELVRQTWGTVREGRDPAREQVIDRFRGELRDAGGDPIAGRAVFDKVCAQCHQIYGKGQQVGPDVTGNGRGSYEQLLSNVLDPSLVIGASYQGTIVATADGRILSGLLEEDSDRRMVLKLQGGEREVIPRDQVEEVRVSPVSLMPENLEEQLAPDELADLFAFLCLDRDPDDPEARPIDGTPAGLIDARPAAEGSNE; from the coding sequence ATGCGTTCGAGGATGGTGCTGCTCGCCGCGATCGCCGCCGCCGCCTTCGGGGAGGCCCGTCCGCTCCCCGCCCGGCAGGACCGGGAGGCGACGATCCCCCACGGCCAGGACCGGCCCCCGAACCCGGCGAGGAGCCCCGAGGAGGCGGTCGCCGCGATGACCGTGCCCGAAGGGTTCACCGTGGAGGTCGTCGCCAGCGAGCCGGACCTGGTCAACCCCGTCTCCATGACCTTCGACGAGCGGGGCCGCATCTGGGTCACCGAGAGCCTGGAATACCCCCGACGGGAGCCCGGCCCGGGGCGGGACCGCGTCAAGGTGCTGGAAGACACCGACGGCGACGGCCGGGCCGACGAGTTCACGATCTTCGCCGAGGGCCTGAACATCCCCTCGGGCATCGCCGTCGGCCACGGCGGCGTCTGGGTCGCCAACGCTCCCGACATCCTCTTCTATCCGAATGCGGACGGGGACCTCGCCCCCGACGGCCCGCCGGAGGTCGTCGTCTCCGGCTTCGGCCGGGACGACACCCACGAGCTGCCCAACAGCCTCACCTGGGGGCCCGACGGCTGGCTCTACGGCTGGAACGGCGTCTTCAACCGCAGCCGGGTCGAGCAGGGGGACGAGACGTATGATTTCACCTGTGCGATCTTCCGCATCCACCCGAAGACGCGCAAGTTCGAGCTGTTCTGCGAGGGCACGTCGAACCCCTGGGGGATCGCCATCGACCCCGAGGGCTCCCTGTTCGCCTCCGCCTGCGTGATCGACCACCTCTGGCACCTCGTCGAGACCGGCTACTACCACCGGCAGGGCGGCCCCTATCCGCCATTCACCTGGAAGATCGAGTCGATCGTCGACCACCTCCACCAGGAGCGGGCCTACTGCGGCATCACCTACTTCGACAGCGACGCGTACCCCCCCGAGTACCGCGGCAAGCTCTACATGGGGAACATCCACGGCAATTGCATCAACGTGGATTCCCTCACCCGGGATGGGGCCACCTACCGGGGCCACGGGGAGCCCGACTTCCTCTCGGCCAACGACGCCTGGTTCATGCCGGTCGTGCAGAAGACCGGCCCCGACGGCTGCCTCTACATCCTCGACTGGTATGATCAGTACCACTGCTACCAGGACGCCAACCGCGACCCCGCCGGCATCGACCGCCTCAAGGGCCGCCTCTACCGCGTTCGCTACGAGGGCACGCCGAGACGAACCGGCTTCGACCTGGCCGAGTCGAGCGACGAGGAACTCATCGGCCTGCTCGATGATGCCAATGTCTACAACCGGGACATCGCCCAGCGATTGCTGACCGAGCGGCTGATCGAGGGCGGCCGGGACGGGCTCCGGGATCGGCTCCAGTCGGTCGTCCGCTCCGACTCCATTGGCCGAAAGGGCCGGATGCATGCGACCTGGGCGCTTATCGGGTCGGGCTCGCTCGACCCCGAGTTCCACTGGCGACTGGTGAGCGACGACGACCCGACCTTCCAGGCCTGGGCGGTCCGGGCGGCGGGGAACATGGGGTCCGTTTCCCCGACGGTCCGGGAATGGGTGGCATCGCTCGCCACCTCCCCCTCGCCGGACGTCAAACTCCAGGTCGCCATCGCCGCGCCGAAGATTGAGGGGCTGGACCCGGTCCCCATCCTGGGGACGATTGCGGCTTCCTGCGGTGACGACGAGCTCATCCCCCGGGTCGTCTGGCGGAACATGCTCCCGCTGCTGGAGGAACGTGGCGAAGGCCTCATCGCCTCCCTCTCGGCGGGAAGTCTGTCACCTGCCGGTCGGGAACTCCTGCCCCGGGCGCTCGAATGGTTCGCCTCCCAGGAGGAGGTTCAACCCCAGGTGTTCCTCGCCGTGACCGGCGCCCTGATCGGTTCGGGAGACCCGGAGGCGATGACCGACGCGTTCCGAGTCCTGTCCGACTTGCTCCGTCGCCGGGACCTGGACCCGGAAGCCTCGGGATCGCTCCGGGCGGGGCTTCGGGATCTGCTCCGGCCCCACGCCGATCTCGGCCGGTCGGACGCCTGGCTCGCGGTCGAGTCGTCGATCCTGCTGGCCTATTGCGGCGACGAGGCCGGGCTGGAACTGGCCCGGCTCGTCTTCTCGAACGGCCCGACGAGGGAGGCCCGCCTCCGCGCCCTCGACGCCCTGATCTACGCCGAGGAGGGACCGGCCCTCCGCGATCGCGTGAGGGCCGTCCTCGACGACCCGGAGCGACGCGGTTCGGCCGAGTTTCGGGGCGAGTTGCTCGGGGCGCTCGGGGAGGTCGACGATCCCGAACTGGCCGGCGTGATCCTCTCGGCCTATCCGGGGTTCGAGCCCGACCTGAAGCCCAAGGCGGTCGCACTGCTGACCCAGCGGCCCTCCTGGACGAAGGCCTTGCTGGCGGAGATCGGCGCGGGGGCGATCCCGGCGAACGTGCTGAACGTCAACCAGGTCCGGGCCCTGCTGGAGAGCCCCGACGCCGAGCTGGCCGAGCTCGTCCGCCAGACCTGGGGCACCGTCCGCGAGGGGAGGGACCCCGCCCGGGAACAGGTGATCGACCGCTTCCGGGGCGAACTCCGGGACGCCGGGGGCGACCCGATCGCCGGCCGGGCCGTCTTCGACAAGGTCTGTGCCCAGTGCCACCAGATCTACGGCAAGGGGCAGCAGGTCGGGCCGGACGTCACCGGCAATGGCCGGGGCTCGTATGAACAACTGCTCTCCAACGTCCTGGATCCGAGCCTCGTCATCGGCGCGTCCTATCAGGGGACGATCGTCGCCACCGCCGACGGCCGGATCCTCTCCGGCCTGCTGGAGGAGGACAGCGACCGCCGGATGGTCCTGAAGCTCCAGGGGGGCGAGCGCGAGGTGATCCCCAGGGACCAGGTGGAGGAGGTCCGGGTCAGCCCGGTTTCGCTGATGCCGGAGAACCTGGAGGAGCAGCTCGCCCCCGACGAGCTGGCCGACCTGTTCGCCTTCCTCTGCCTCGACCGCGACCCCGACGACCCCGAGGCGCGGCCCATCGACGGCACCCCCGCCGGCCTGATCGACGCCCGTCCCGCGGCCGAAGGATCGAACGAATGA
- the ltaE gene encoding low-specificity L-threonine aldolase, producing MSTQRPIDLRSDTVTRPSPAMRRAMAEAEVGDDVYGEDPTVDLLERRTAGLLGKEAALFVPSGTMANQIAVGLHAGPGDELICDARAHVYVWEAGGIARHWGVQARTINPHGGLIGLDHLRDKIQPDNEHYVRTRLVCLENTHNRAGGRVHPYDSVREVADWARSNGLAMHLDGARLMNAVVASGVPASEWASHFDTVSICFSKGLGAPVGSAIAGSAELMRKAHRLRKALGGGMRQGGIVAAGALFALEHHVDRLADDHANARLIADAIERAPGLSLESGPVETNLVWIAVDPGAGTAREVADRLREAGVLVSALGPQTLRAVTHLDVSRGQCERAAGAIVEVAEGMAARA from the coding sequence ATGAGCACGCAACGCCCGATCGACCTCAGGTCCGACACCGTCACGAGGCCGTCCCCCGCCATGCGGCGGGCGATGGCCGAGGCCGAGGTGGGCGACGACGTCTACGGCGAGGACCCGACGGTCGACCTCCTGGAGCGGCGGACGGCCGGGCTGCTGGGCAAGGAGGCGGCGCTGTTCGTCCCCTCGGGCACGATGGCCAACCAGATCGCCGTCGGCCTGCACGCCGGGCCGGGGGACGAGCTGATCTGCGACGCGAGGGCCCACGTCTACGTCTGGGAGGCCGGCGGGATCGCCCGGCACTGGGGGGTCCAGGCCCGCACGATCAACCCGCACGGCGGCCTGATCGGCCTGGACCACCTGCGGGACAAGATCCAGCCCGACAACGAGCACTACGTCCGCACCCGGCTGGTCTGCCTGGAGAACACCCACAACCGGGCCGGGGGCCGGGTCCACCCGTACGATTCGGTCCGGGAGGTCGCCGATTGGGCCCGGTCGAACGGCCTGGCGATGCACCTCGACGGCGCCCGGCTGATGAACGCCGTGGTCGCCTCGGGCGTCCCCGCGTCCGAATGGGCCTCGCACTTCGACACCGTCTCGATCTGCTTCAGCAAGGGGCTCGGGGCCCCGGTCGGCTCGGCGATCGCCGGGTCGGCCGAGCTGATGAGGAAGGCCCACCGGCTCCGCAAGGCGCTCGGCGGCGGGATGAGGCAGGGGGGCATCGTCGCCGCCGGGGCCCTGTTCGCCCTCGAGCATCACGTCGACCGCCTGGCGGACGATCACGCGAATGCGCGCCTGATCGCCGATGCCATCGAGCGGGCCCCCGGCCTCTCGCTCGAATCGGGCCCGGTCGAGACGAACCTCGTCTGGATCGCCGTCGACCCCGGGGCCGGCACGGCCCGGGAGGTGGCCGATCGGCTCCGGGAGGCCGGCGTGCTCGTCAGCGCCCTCGGCCCGCAGACGCTCCGGGCGGTCACCCACCTCGACGTCTCCCGGGGGCAGTGCGAGCGGGCCGCCGGGGCGATCGTCGAGGTGGCCGAGGGGATGGCCGCCCGGGCCTGA
- a CDS encoding endonuclease V gives MAIEPLHRWDLSPDEARALQRELAARVDATRALGPCRRIAAADVSYNKGDDRLFAAVVVVEAGTFEVVERSGLVAKAGYPYVPGLLSFREAPPVLEAFDRLADRPDVLLCDGQGIAHPRRLGIASHVGLWLGIPTVGCAKSLLCGSFDEPGPDRGDRSPLIHKKERIGTVLRTRSRVSPVYVSPGHLCDFEGAERLVMETTGKYRLSTPIRLAHDFVNELRRQGGAGGST, from the coding sequence ATGGCGATCGAACCGCTCCACCGCTGGGACCTCTCCCCCGACGAGGCCCGGGCCCTCCAGCGCGAGCTGGCCGCCCGGGTCGACGCGACCCGGGCCCTCGGCCCCTGCCGCCGGATCGCGGCGGCCGACGTCTCCTACAACAAGGGGGACGACCGGCTGTTCGCGGCCGTCGTGGTGGTGGAGGCGGGCACCTTCGAGGTCGTCGAGCGGTCCGGGCTTGTCGCGAAGGCCGGATACCCGTACGTCCCCGGCCTGCTCTCGTTCCGGGAGGCCCCCCCGGTGCTGGAGGCGTTCGACCGCCTGGCGGACCGGCCCGACGTGCTCCTCTGCGACGGCCAGGGGATCGCCCACCCGAGGAGGCTGGGGATCGCCAGCCACGTCGGCCTCTGGCTGGGGATCCCGACGGTCGGCTGCGCCAAGTCGCTGCTCTGCGGCTCCTTCGACGAGCCGGGCCCCGACCGGGGGGACCGCTCCCCCCTGATCCACAAGAAGGAGCGGATCGGCACCGTGCTCCGCACCCGGAGCCGGGTCTCGCCGGTGTACGTCTCGCCGGGCCACCTCTGCGATTTCGAGGGGGCCGAGCGCCTCGTGATGGAGACGACCGGGAAATACCGACTCTCGACCCCGATCCGCCTCGCCCACGACTTCGTCAACGAACTCCGCCGCCAGGGCGGAGCGGGCGGATCGACCTGA
- a CDS encoding ABC transporter permease, protein MPDHFAASIAPDPASAPPRPVVGLLAYVGSLALAPIRAAGAIGRRPDGALGLRAATMVQLDWLLVAGLPLVALVHVGMGSFLSMQAYFGATFEVGVGPVVGVGLIRNGAPLLSGFILAGLMACRATVELRTRPRPEIDADPAWIPDRDMTLGLASDDRTGPSDARATLPRLLAAVIAGPVLASWGAAVGILVGFRVANALLGIPLGTLFDSFAEMLWMRDPAGLLIKGMAFGAIAATLSCVEGARDDGTPAHMAALRACCLAMLLILGFNLSWFLFVYLAGPPFGPTVLPT, encoded by the coding sequence ATGCCCGACCACTTCGCCGCATCGATCGCCCCCGACCCGGCCTCGGCCCCGCCCCGGCCGGTCGTCGGGCTGCTCGCCTACGTCGGGAGCCTGGCCCTCGCCCCGATCCGGGCGGCCGGGGCGATCGGCCGGAGGCCCGACGGCGCGTTGGGATTGCGGGCGGCCACGATGGTGCAGCTCGACTGGCTGCTCGTCGCCGGCCTGCCCCTGGTGGCGCTGGTGCACGTCGGCATGGGCTCGTTCCTGTCGATGCAGGCGTATTTCGGGGCGACGTTCGAGGTCGGCGTCGGGCCGGTCGTCGGCGTGGGGCTGATCCGCAACGGCGCCCCGCTGCTCTCGGGCTTCATCCTGGCCGGGCTGATGGCCTGCCGGGCGACGGTGGAGCTGAGGACGAGGCCGAGGCCGGAAATCGACGCCGATCCGGCCTGGATCCCCGACCGGGACATGACGCTCGGCCTGGCCTCGGACGACCGCACCGGCCCCTCGGACGCCCGGGCGACCCTCCCCAGGCTGCTCGCCGCCGTGATCGCCGGCCCGGTCCTGGCGAGCTGGGGGGCGGCGGTCGGCATCCTCGTCGGGTTCCGGGTCGCCAACGCCCTGCTCGGGATCCCGCTGGGCACCCTGTTCGACTCGTTCGCCGAGATGCTCTGGATGCGGGACCCGGCCGGCCTGCTGATCAAGGGGATGGCCTTCGGGGCGATCGCCGCCACGCTCTCCTGCGTCGAAGGGGCCCGGGACGACGGGACGCCCGCCCACATGGCGGCGCTCCGGGCGTGCTGCCTGGCGATGCTGCTGATCCTGGGATTCAACCTCTCCTGGTTCCTGTTCGTCTACCTCGCGGGGCCGCCGTTCGGCCCGACGGTCCTGCCGACCTGA
- a CDS encoding MlaD family protein yields the protein MSRSTIRDARVGLVLLAAAAGLIGLVVVAGGGPGYLVADRTPIEVFFRDAQGIRVGHPVRIAGLEAGRVAGVDIVEHEGALRARVRLSIGSDLAGRLKQDAVIVIAAGLTGQSSVNIASVGESGVAWVPGQPIEGIESSLFDPLLEQVGLGPVERDHLSHTIGQVRRTIDDVSPRLQKTLAALQQAASDVQMATEVAGPAVAGASGKLDAMTGRLEGLMEEAEALVATLEGTVAENRDGIKDTIASARQLSARTDTLLQQYGPKAGELVEGLGQTRMRADRVLYQADVSLTNLSGILVNNRASIDRSIANVRDATDSARMMIEKLRANPLLISPLYKPGRDAELALANFDTANVVLKAASEFNDAVKHLEALRGQMQSPQQQQAVDAMLQRASAINAQIEPMMRGLAQGIQAQPPPDRGRGGLLPRE from the coding sequence ATGAGCCGCTCGACGATCCGAGACGCCCGCGTCGGCCTGGTGCTGCTGGCGGCGGCGGCCGGCCTGATCGGCCTGGTCGTCGTGGCCGGGGGGGGGCCGGGCTACCTGGTGGCCGACCGCACGCCGATCGAGGTCTTCTTCCGGGACGCCCAGGGGATCCGGGTCGGCCACCCCGTCCGGATCGCCGGCCTGGAGGCCGGGAGGGTAGCGGGGGTCGACATCGTCGAGCACGAGGGGGCCCTCCGGGCCCGGGTCCGGCTGTCGATCGGCAGCGACCTGGCCGGGAGGCTGAAGCAGGACGCCGTGATCGTGATCGCCGCCGGGCTGACCGGGCAGTCGAGCGTGAACATCGCCTCGGTGGGGGAGTCGGGCGTGGCCTGGGTGCCGGGGCAGCCGATCGAGGGGATCGAGAGTTCGCTGTTCGACCCCCTGCTGGAGCAGGTCGGCCTCGGGCCGGTGGAGCGCGACCACCTCAGCCACACGATCGGCCAGGTCCGCCGGACGATCGACGACGTCTCCCCCCGGCTCCAGAAGACCCTGGCCGCGTTGCAGCAGGCCGCCTCGGACGTGCAGATGGCCACCGAGGTCGCCGGGCCGGCCGTGGCGGGGGCCTCGGGCAAGCTCGACGCGATGACCGGGCGGCTCGAAGGCCTGATGGAGGAGGCCGAGGCCCTCGTCGCCACCCTGGAGGGGACGGTGGCCGAGAACCGGGACGGCATCAAGGACACGATCGCCAGCGCCCGCCAACTCTCGGCGAGGACCGACACCCTGCTCCAGCAGTACGGGCCGAAGGCCGGGGAGCTGGTGGAGGGCCTGGGCCAGACCCGGATGCGGGCCGACCGGGTGCTCTACCAGGCCGACGTCTCGTTGACGAACCTCTCGGGCATCCTGGTGAACAACCGGGCCAGCATCGACCGGTCGATCGCCAACGTCCGGGACGCGACGGACTCGGCCCGGATGATGATCGAGAAGCTCCGGGCCAATCCGCTGCTGATCAGCCCGCTGTACAAGCCGGGCCGGGACGCAGAGCTCGCCCTGGCCAACTTCGACACGGCGAACGTGGTCCTGAAGGCCGCCAGCGAGTTCAACGACGCGGTCAAGCACCTGGAGGCCCTGCGGGGCCAGATGCAGTCTCCCCAGCAGCAGCAGGCGGTGGACGCGATGCTCCAGCGGGCCTCGGCGATCAATGCCCAGATCGAGCCGATGATGCGGGGGCTCGCCCAGGGGATCCAGGCCCAGCCCCCGCCCGACCGGGGGCGGGGGGGGTTGCTCCCCCGCGAATGA